Within the Petrotoga miotherma DSM 10691 genome, the region TAAGTATCCATAACTCCCAAGATGATCTGCCCTTAAAGTGTCAATGTCGATAAATAATATTCTCATCTTTACTCATTCCCCTCTAATTTTAAAATTTTTTCACTTTTGCCAATCTCAGTTCGTGAGCTTCGTCTTCTCTACAAAATTCGTAGTAATACCAAATTTCATCTTCTTTTTCAAGAAAATCAACATATCTTACTGAATGAGTGTTATAAGGGGACTCAAGTACAGGTTCATTAGGAGTTATACTTTCAAATGATTTTAAATCATAACTCATACATAATCCACATCTTTCTTCGTAATTTTCTTTCTCTGATGAACTTCCATCGTAAAATCCAAAGAAAACAGGAGGAACATAAATTACCGAATTAATTCTTGCTTGATATTTGTCCCAACCATTTTTTGAAACATCTAATATCTTTCCTTCCCATTTCCAATTTTTAGCATCTAAACTCGTCGCAAGTCCCGTCGGATGGGTTGTTAAACCTGTAGTATAAACATCTCCACTTTCATGCAATTTTCTCTTTGTTTCTTCAGAAGGATTCTTTAGAGGTTCTGCATAACTTACAAGCATATAATATTTTCTCCCCACCAAAAAAACGTAAGGATCTTTTATACCTTCTATATCTAAATCTTCTGCAACAAAAACCTTTTTTCTTGTACTTACGTCAAAATTTTTGGGATGATCCGCTTCCATCATATCTATTCTCCATTTTCTTGTTTGCGGATCAACATAGCTTATATACATTCTATATATTCCATCCATGCATCTTAAAAATGAGGCTCTTTCAATAGATTCACTGTTAAGTTGCTCTTTTTTAATAACTAGTATATCTTCAAATTTCTCTCCATCGACGCTTTGAGCAATTCTTACCTCTCCACCACGAATTGGTTTTGGTTTTCTTATCCTATAGTATAAGAAGAATTTACCTAATATTTCATCATAAAAAACATAAGGTGCTCCTACCCAATACCCATTTTCTTTCCCATATGGTTCTTTAATTGTGATCCCTTCAACAGGATCAAATAAAGACAGATTAGCAAAATATTTTGAAGAAAAAAGTTTACTCATAATTTCTCCTCCTCATATAATATGTATGGATATGAAACTTAAAAATTTGATTTAGATCCAATCTTGTAACCATATAAAATCAAAACCGTATTTGTGAATATCTTTTTATTTCTAAAGCGTCTAATTTTTAATATTTTGTCGATCCTGCAGTTAAACCACTTATAATATATTTTTGAAAAACAAGAGTCAGTAATATTATTGGTATGATTGCTAATACTATCGCACTACTAATCAACTCCCAGGGAAATGAATATTCACCAGGGTACAAGGAAATTCCAACAACAACCGTTCTCATTTCGTTTTTTGAGAGTAAAACCAGCGACAAAAGAAATTCATTCCAAGAAAATACGAAAGTAATCAATCCAGCTGCGATTAACCCAGGTAACGACATTGGAAGTAATATTTTAAAAATCATTTGAAACGTATTACAACCATCAATTCGTGCGGAATCTTCAATGTTTTTGGGAAGCGTTCTAAAATAATTCATCAATATCCAAATCGCCAACGGAAGATATAAGGCTGTATGACCCAATATTAACGATATATAATTGTTTATCAAATTCAAATTCCTAAAAATCAAAAACAATGGAGGAACTATCGCAACCGGTGGAAAAAGTAGCAAAGCCAAAACAATCATCATTAAAGACCTTTTACCTCTAAATTGAATCCTAGCAAAAGAGTATGCCGCTAAAGTTCCGGTAATTAAGATCAGAATGGTAGCACTCCCGCTAACAATAAAACTGTTTAAATAGTATCTCCCAAAAGAACCCATCTGGAATAAATTAACATAATTTTGAATTGTTGGTTGAGAAGGAAATATTTTTACTGGCCAAGAATAAATTTCATTTGTACTTTTAATAGAAGTTAAAAACAGCCAAACTATTGGGAATATTGACAGTAAAACTAGCAAAATAGCTATTAAATAGTTGAAACTCTTTTGAATTTTCAATTTATTCATAGATATCCCACCTTAAAGTTCTCAAGTATATTATAGCCAATCCTAACAACAATAAAAACTGTATCAGGGCAATAGTTGAAGAATAACTAAAATCCAAATATTGAAAGAAATTATTGTAAGCAAAAACTGATAGAGTCTCAGTAGAATTTACTGGTCCCCCACCTGTAAGGTTATACGGTAATTCAAAACTTCTAAAAGCATCTCCCGTTCTAAAAAGTAAAGAAACCATTATTGAAGGTCTCACTAATGGAATTGTAATTTTTCTTAAGGCTTGCCAATTAGTGGCGCCATCAATCTTAGCAGCTTCATACAATTCTGAAGGAATGGTTTGTAGCCCTGTCAAAATAAGAAGAGCCATAAAAGAACTTGTTTTCCATATAGCAACTATCATCATAGAAATCATAGCTAATGGTATTTCCCCTAGCCAATTTATGGGAGTGTCTATAATATTCAAATTTATCAATATTGAATTAAATAATCCATAATCGGTATTATACATCCATCTCCAAGCTAATGCATTTAGAGCTGTTGGCAACGCCCAAGGAATCAATAAAGCCACTCTGATAATTGATCTGCCTTTCATTGCTTTATTTGCAACTAAAGCCAAAAGAAAACCCAAAAATAATTCTATTGGAACTGTAACTCCAACAAAAATAAGAGTATTATAAAATGCCCTCCAGAACGATGGATCATTGAAAAGTCTGGAAAAGTTACTTAACCCTGAAAATTCAACACCTGTGAATGAATAAGAAGAAAAACTTAAAACTATTGTGTATATTGTTGGACCAATAAAAATTGTTATTAAAATTATGAAAGCTGGTAATATAAGAAAAATTCCCGTTTTTTTATTCAACTTCATCACCTTCTTTAATGGGTCCTTAGAATAAATCCAAGGACCCTCTTTGTAAATTTCCTTACCTAAGAAGCGCGTTTATTTGAGATACAGCATCGTCTAAGGCTCTTTGAGGTGTTTTTAGTCGTAATAATGCGGATTGTATCTCCCTTTGCATAATTTCAGAAACTTGAGTGTACTTCTCTCCAAGTTGGGCGGAGGGACGAACATTTCCAACCATAAAATCCTTGTACTGTTTGTTGGCAACAGGAAATTGTTCTACTAATCTTGAATCTTCATAAACGGATTGCCTTGTTGGTAAATTTCCGGTTACTGCGGCTGTTCTTAGTTGAGCTTCGTGGGAAGTTAGATATTCAATAAATTTCCATGCTTCTTCTTTATGTTGTGAATTTATATTTATCCCTAACAACCACCCTCCTAAACATACGGTGTTTGTATCAGGATATCCCTCAAAATAAGGCACTCTCATAAAATCAACCTTATCAGCTACTATGGAATCTGAGGCAGTTAAAATAGGCCAAACAAAATCTTGAACTACCATAAAAACAGCTCTACCTTGTTGAAATAATATTCTAGCATCATCTGGAGTATAAGTTACGATACTTTCCGGAGCAAGGTTATATTCATATATCATATCAACCATAAATTGTAAGGCTTCTACTCCCTCTTTACTATTTACAACAACATTTCCCTCTTCATCGAAAAACTCTCCACCTTTGCCCCAGAAAAACTGGAGATAATTCATAAATAGGCCTTCAATTTTGCCCCACATACTTATATATCCATATAAGTTGGGGTCTTTTTCTTGTTCCACTATATAAGAAGCCTGTTCCACCAGTTCTTCCCAAGTATTCGGAGGAGTAAATCCATATTTCTTAAGTAAATCCTTTCTGTAATACAAATGAAGACCGTTTATGTAGAGAGGTACTCCATAAACATCTCCTTCATATTTTGCTGCGTCTATCATGTTTTCAATGAACTCTGCATGTTCCTCTTCCGGAAAATATTCATTTAATGGTGCTAACCATCCACGAGATGCAAATTCGCCAGGCCAGATAATATCCATAGCTATAATATCCGGCTTGTCACTTCCACCGAAAAACAGTGTCACATATTGACTATGTTGCTGACCGGGGACCCCAGGAACCTTCAACCATTCGATTTGTATGTCAGGATTTTGTGCTTCAAAATTCGAGATATGCTCATCCATTACTGCTCCTATTTCTCTTGGTGAAATCCCGATTTCCACGGACACCCCAGACAATGCAACAACGCCAAACAAAACAACTAATACCAACCCAAAAAACTTTCTTAATGCCATAGTACCGCCTCCTTTTAAGAATAAATTCCTTCTTTGATTGATACGCGTTAAATCAACATATCTTCTAGAACCATTGAAGCTGCTCCGATTGCAGTAATTTCTTCTCCCAATTCGGAAAGTTTTATCTGTGTGTTTTTTTCTATTAAAGGTAACGTTGTTTCATTTAATCCTTTGTAAAAATCTTTTTCTATAATATCCCAATACTTTTTTATTTCTCCAGTTAATACAACCGATTCCACATTGATGATATTTAAAACGTTTCCTATAGCTTTGCCCAAGTAAAATCCAGATTCTTGAAAAATTTGAATAGCATTTTGGTCTCCTTGGTTAGCATAATTAATTATTTTTCCCATATCGTAGTTTTCGTCTAATTTTTTATTACATTTTGTGTAGTATTTTTTTACCATTGATCTAACCGAAGAAAAAGTTTCTAAACAGCCTTTTTCTCCGCAACTACAAATATCGCTATCTTCGGCAACTTTTATATGTCCAATTTCTCCTGACAAGTTGTATTTTCCCCTAAACAACTGATTTTGAATAACTAAGCCTGCACCTATTCCATAACTTATATTCACAAGAAGGAAATCATGAACTTCTTTTCCTATCCCATATATTAATTCACCTAATGCCTTCATATTTGCATTGTTATCAACTACTATTGGGATTCCTAACTTTTCAGAGAATTTATCAATTAACGAGAAGTCAAAATATCTTTCTAAGTTTGGTGTGATTGATAAAGAATTGTTGTTTCTACTCACCAAACCTGGAAACGCTACTCCTATACCCTTGATCGACTGGTTCGAAATATTCAGATCATGTTTAATCTCTTCTAAAGATTTAATAAATAAGTTCAATATTTCTGTTATATTCTTTAATGATATGAGCTTTTTCAAAGAAATAAAAGGTCTCTTCGTTATTACATCTCCATTCAAATTCATAACAACGATCTCCGAATGAATTACAGTTAGGTCATAACCTATAACAAAAAATTTCTCTGTTTCTGGTATTAATAAAATAGGTTTTTTACCAGGTCCGACTTTATCAATATTTTTATAACTCTCTTTAATTAAACCTTCCTCCATCAACCTCTTCACCAATTCAGAGACGGTCGATCTTGTTAATCCGGTTTTTTTAGAAATTTCAATTCTTGAAATCGGACTATTTTGCAATATTTTCATTAATACTAATCTAAGATTATTTTCTTTCACTTTCTTGTTTGAAAATTTATAGCCAGTCATTTAAAGTAACACCCCTAAAAATTAATTTGTTTTCTATACAAACAATTATAATTACTTTAATTAAAAAAACCAAATCTCATTATCAGTGATTAACCCAGATTAAATAGGATCAGGAACAATTAAAGTTGATTACATTAATTTTTCTTAATTTTTCATTTTTTGCAAATTTATATCTTATTCGTACCATGAGAACTCTTGACTTGATTCCTTTTATTTGATATAATTAGTATATACAAGTTTGAGTAGACATATTTGTATATCTTTATTGAAGGAAGGTATCGTAAATGGCCAATTACAAGACACCAATTTATCAAACAATCGCTGATCAAATAATTTCAAGAATATATGAAGGGGAATATCCAATGAACTCATTTCTTCCATCAGAAAATGAACTGGCGGAGGAATTTCATGTAACAAGAACTACGATAAGAAAAGTTTTAAGTTTATTGAAACATCAAGGTACAATAAAAAGTTACCAAGGAAGAGGATATAAAGTTCAATCTCTTTTTTGGGAGCAAAGTCTTTTAAAGTTTTACAGTTTTGGAAAAAGTATAGCCAGTAAGCTTGAGAATTCTAATACTAAACTTATATCGGTAAAAAACGTCTCTGGATTGGAAGATGTTGATGAATTTAAAAACGTCGAATTATGGGAAATTACAAGGTTGAGATTAGTTGGAGAAATCCCTTTAATATTGGAAAGCTCTTACATCCCTATTGACTTTCTAAGAAAAATGGATAATAAAAATCTAGAAACAAAACCTTTGTATGATTTACTTGCTAGAGAAGGAATAAGATGTGTCAATGCCAAAGAATATCTCGAACCTGTCCTACCTTCGCTAGAAGCCCAAGAATTGCTAGAAATTGATGAAAATATTCCTCTTTTTCAAACTACAAGATACACATATGATTCGGAAAATAGATTGGTAGAATTCAGGGAAAGCCTGATAAGAGCTGATCATTTTAGATTCTTTACTGAACTGAAATTGTAGGGAGATAATAGAAATGAGTGAAAAAGGCAAATCAAAAATAGTGTTAAAAATGTTCATTACGTTTTTTAAAATAGGGCTCTTCACTTTTGGCGGGGGGTACGCTATGATTCCTTTAATGGAGAAAGAAGTCGTAGAAAAGAAAAATTGGGTAGAAAAGGATAAGTTTACAGACACGGTCTCTTTAACTCAAACTATACCAGGAGCTGTGGCTATTAATCTTTCTATTTTAGTAGGATATGATATAAAGGGAATTTTAGGAGCTGTTATGTCAGTAATAGGGGTTTCTTTACCCTCTTTTATAATAATATTGGTGATAGCTTTTACTCTTACGAAAACAGCGGGACTTAACGTTTTACAAAGTGCCTTTGAAGGTATAAGACCTGCTATAGCCGCACTTATCGTATATGCTGCGATAAGTCTATCAAAATCGGTTAAATGGTCTATCGTTTTAGTTCTATTAACTGCAGGAGCTTTTGTTGCAATTGGAGTATTTAAAATTAATCCCATTTATATAATTGTTATCGCTTTCATTGTGGGGAGCCTTTCCTCTATGTCTGAAGGGAGAAAAAAGCCATGAAAACCTTATTTGGCTTGTTTTTTTCTTTTTTTGAAATTGGCTTATTTGGATTTGGTGGTGGTTACGCAATGATACCACTAATTCAAACACATCTAGAAAGAAGAGATTGGATGTCTATTCAAGAATTTCTGGATTTAATAGCTATAGCAGAGGTTACTCCCGGACCAATAGCTGTAAATAGTGCTACTTTTGTTGGATATAAGGTTTCTGGGGTAGTTGGTTCTTTGGTCGCGACAACTGCAGTCATACTGCCTTCGTTAATTATAGGATTACTGGTAGGCAGATATTTTAAAAACGGAAATGGCGATACTCAACAAAATATTCTTAAATTTCTAAAACCTGCTGTTATCGGGTTGATACTTGGTTCAGCATACACAATTGGTATCGCTAATATCGTAAATTTGGAGAGTTTTCTCATATTTATTGGGGTTTTGATGCTCCTTTTTTTCACAAAATTAAATCCGATTTTTATAATAATTATGACAGGAGTAGTGGGAATTATCTTTTATTAGGATTCAAATCTTTGTAACTGAGAATATTGTCAACTTTTCTTGCCGATTTGATAGCCCTTATAATAGATTTTTCTACTACTTCTGCTGCTACTTCTCCAATTAATGTAACGTCGCTTGATAAATCACTAGTAGATAAACAAAAAATAGTATCTCCATCGTACATAGTATGAACAGGTCTTATCGCCCTTGCCAACCCATCATGGCTCATTTGAGCAACTTTGTTGGCTTCCTCTTTGGACAATTTTGCATTTGTAGCTACGACGGATAGAGTTGTATTTTCACCTGGATTAGACTTAAAACTTGATTTTTTCATATATTCAGATATATTCAAAAAATTATTGTTATGGTCTATAGCCCCAGCTATTATTTCCCCTTCTTCGTAAACATCTCCTGTAGCATTCACAACCGTTATCGCTCCGACTATTATCCCGTTACCTAATTCAATGGAATAACTTCCTACCCCACCTTTCATAGCATTGTTAACACCTGCCGCCTTACCAACAAGAGCCCCAGTCCCTACACCAACGCATCCTTCTTCAACACAATCTGATGTGGCTAAATTTGCTGCGATATAACCAGATCTTTTATCGGGTCTAACATTTGGGTCTCCTATATCCAAATCATAAATAACTGCAGCAGGTACTATGGGGACTTTCACAGTACTTGTTTGAAAGCCTATACTATTTTCTTCTAAAAATTGCATGACCCCACTTGCTGCATCTAAGCCAAAAGCACTTCCACCAGTTAATAAAACGCCGTGTACCATTTGAACAAGATTCCCCGGTTTTAGTAAGTCTGTTTCTCTTGTACCTGGGGCTGAGCCTTTAACATCAACCCCACCTACCGCTCCATTTTTGGCTAGAACAACCGTACAACCTGTTAAGGATTTATTGTCAGTGTAGTGTCCTACTTTTATTCCTGGTACGTCTGTTATGCCATTTAACATGTTGAATCTGCTCCTTTTTTAAAATAACCATCTGAAAATTTTCATCCCTCAAGTAATGGAATCTTATCTATATATTTTAAAAACTTTTGTAATTATATATTTCCACCAATTCTTTGTAATCATCAAACCAATAGGCTTGTGGATCTCTTTTGAATACAAAAAATTTACCATAGTTATCAGGATTGTGCGATCTATGATAACGAAAGATAATATTTTTGCTAGTCAATGCGGCAACTTCTATTTTTCCAGATTCATGAGACATTACAAATCTAGGTCTTTTGGCTAAACCTGAGATATCTTCTAAAGATTCTAGGAATATTGAATAAGCTTTTTCTAAAGGAATAGTAAAACCTTTATTCCCCATGACAGGTCTATTTTGAAATACATAATAGGGAGGAATACCATTAAAGGATAGCTTTTTAAATAATGTCGATAATGTCTTAGGATTATCATTAATACCATGCAAAAGAGGAGTTTGATTTGCTATTATGGCTCCAGAATTTTGCAATATATTTATTCCCTGAATAGAAGCAGAAGTTAATTCTCTTGGGTGATTAAAGTGCACAATAAAATATAATTTTTTACCACTATTGGTAATTTTTTTAATGAAACTTGATAGTGTATCATCCGATATTATTCTGAAAGGGTTAAAAGCCGGAGTCTTTGTACCTATGCGAATGATTTTTATATGATCTATTTCATTAATAGATTCTATAATTGATTTAAGTTTATTAGTTGAAAGGAGTAAAGGATCACCCCCTGTCAGGAGAACATTTGTGATTTCTTCATGTTTTCGAATATAATCGAGATCTTGTTCAATTTCACGGGTTCTAACTACTTCTTTACCAACGTTCTTGAACAATCTTTTTCTAAAACAGAATCTACAGAAACTCCCACATACATCATTTACTAACAGTAAAGCGGTATCCCTATACTTGTGTTGCAATCCCTTACTTATTGTATATGAATGTTCTTTTGAAGCGTCTTCTAATCCCCATTCTTCCAATTCTTCAATATTTGGAATTATAATCTTTCTTATAGGATCGTTTTTGTCTTTCCAATTGATTAAGGCCAAGTAATATTCATTAGCTCTAAACTTATACTTTTCTTCAACAGGTTGAAGTTCTTTTAATTCTTCTTGTGAAATCCCTTTTACTTTTTCCAACTTAGTAACATATTCTGGATACATCGATATCACTCCCCTAATATTTTTCATCATCGGCTTTTTATATTATTCTTTTTGAGAAAAATTTTTCAATAATGAAGAAATCTCATATTTCAATCTCTTTAATAAATACCCATAAATATTGGTAAATATCAAATAAAGAAATATTATAAAGAATAGACCTTTTCCCTGAGTGGCAAAATCCGGAAGAAGTTCACCAAAAAAGGTAAACATAAGATAAAAGGCAAGAATCGAAAAAATTGTAATGAATAAGTGTTTAAATAACCTTTTTTCTACAACAATAAAAGCAAGGATTGGAAGAAAAAAGAGCAAAAATATACCAATTGCTTCAACAACAAAGCCACTGATAAATATTAAAAAGAAAATTGAAATACTGAAAATAAATGCATATCTTTTTTCTAAAAAGAAAACTCCCAGAGGAAGAATTAAACTAACAACGGTGGGAGCGATTCTCAAATACCTTGAAATAAGGAAAAGCAAGAAAAAAAAGATAACCAAAAAAGCAGTCTTTATAAGGGGATTTTTTATATTTAAATTCATAAACTTTTAAAACCAATTACAAAGATCTCCGCCACCACATTCACAAAGGGTATCTAAACAGACAGTGGCTCCTAAACATTCTAAACAGTTACCACATCCACTTCTTCCATAGCTATAATAACCCGCTCTAAAAGTATCCATTTTTTCTCTAAACTTTTCATCTTCCTTATATTTTAAAAATAGGCTTTTGAACTCTCCCTTTTTTATTTGCTCTAGAATGGTTTGTTGCTCTTTCATCAATTTCTCCTCCATCTAAAATTTTTGTGACAGAATTCCTGTGATATATCAAAGAAAAAGTCGCCAGTTTTTTTACTAAATGCTTGTTGAAATTTGCAACTTCTTCAACGTTTTCTAAGAATTCTTTTGAACATAAATCGTAAGTAAATAAAATTCTTTCTTTTTGATCCTGAGTTAATTCATCTAATTTTTTTACTCCAAAAGAACTTGCTATAGAATTAAAGTTTCTCCTTTTTATATCTTTATCGAAATCGTATACACTGTCTACCAAATATATCAAATAAGCGGTCACAATAGGCATGGTAGCTGGATACCCTTGGGGAAAAAATTTTTCAAATAACATTTCCATAATCTCTTGAGATGGTTGGGCATAATCATCCAAATCTAAATTTTGTTCTTCTACCTTTTGTTGCATTCTTAATAGATGTTTGTATTCATTGATAGTCTTGGAGTCAAAGTATTCAAATAGTTTTGATTCCAATTTTTTTAAAATTTTTTTGGGTACTAACTTCCCCTCTAAGTTGTAATCTAAAAGTTTTCCATAGATTATGAGTAAGTTGAGATAAGCATAAGGTGTCATAAAAGAATTATTTGCGGGTTTAAATCGTTTTTTTAATCCTACATATGGACATCTGAATTCGTTTATATTCTCAAGAGGGTTGTTCAACATTGAAAAGAAAACCACTTCTTTTATCGTCGTGAGTCTATAAAACTCTCCTAAATTTTCTTTCAAAGAATGACATAATCCACAATAGTAATATAGGTAATTTTTTCTTTCTTCTTCGGTAGGGGTAAAATAGATAGATATGTATCCGTACATTATTTTAACCTCATTTGTATTAATTTTACTCTCTTTGGAAACTTTATTTTAGCGCTCCTTCGCCCCGCAGCCCGCCACACAATTATTCTAAGTGAATTTAATAAACTTCGACTGTATGTTTCTTTGAAAATATCTTATCTCCTATCTTCACACTGAATTGAATTTCATACTTTCCTGATCTATCTAAAGTTATAGTTTTAACATTCGATAAATCAAATACCCTGGTCGTTCCTAATTCTGGTATATATACCCTAGATAAGTCGTTATTCTCGTAGTTATAAATTAGTTGTTCTTCATAGAATAACTTAAACCGTACCTGTGAAATTTCAAATGCCCTAGGTTGTTTATTAGAATTTCTTAGTAAGCCCTCAAAATCAAGTTGATCTCCTCTGGAGGCTGCTGAAATAACATAAACTAGAAGGGATATATCATTGTAATTTTTATCTGTTTGATTCACTATATTCAAAGTAGTTGCATAAGTTTGCTCAAGGGAATTAAAGTCGAATAAAACATAATAATTTCCTGGATCCAACTTTTTATTGATTTCAAAATCTAAGGGTATTGAAGACAAAGGATTTAAATTTAATGTCCCAAAAGAAAATTTCTGTGAATGGATAACCTTTTCGTTTTGTTTTATTGTTAGCGTTCCAAATAATTCTTTGTTAAAGGTTTCGTTGGTTCCATTTACTGCTAATATGCTAACAGAAGGGAATTCCGTAGTGAGGTAGAACATATCTTTAGCAGAAACATCTATAATCAATCCCTTATTATAATTAAAGGTTTTAACAAGATTTACGTTTTCATCATTTAAGACAAAGGTCACTCGGGCTTCATAAGTTCCTTTGTCTAAATTTGAGATCTCCTTTTCTCTTAACAGATCAAAAACTAAAATTGTTTTATATGGCGAGATATCAGTTTCTACGGGTTGAGGAAATACATAACTGTATACAACCTCTGAATTTTCCTGGTTTACTATCAAAAAAGAAAAATTATTAATTGTTATATGAGAGTCTTTGTTGTTGGTGTTTTGTATAGTAACTTTTATATCTAAGTTATCTGGATAGTAATATTCTTCTTTTGATTCTAAGTTGATATGAATACCTTTTATAACTACATTGTAAGGTAGATCAAATCTTGAACCCCTACGTCCTATAATAATAAATATCAATGATAATATGGACAAAAAAATAACAATGTAAAATGTCCATCTAATTATTCTTTTTTTTGGTTGTTCTCTTCTTTCTTTTTCTTTTTTTCTTTCTTCATCATACTTTTGCCATTCTTCTGGGCTCTTTGAAAAATACTGCATGAATTCATCTCACTATTTTCACTATTATTTAGAAGGAGGATAAATTATTTGAATACTGATCTTCACTGATTAAACCTTCATTAAAAAATTTACGGAGTACTGGCAGTGGATCTATATAACGATCAGAATTTTTGTATTTTTCACTTATAAAATTGATACTTTTACCTTGTGAAAAGTCTTTTTTCAAATTTTTTGAAATTATTAAACCTTCAAAAACAGTTATAAAACCTTTTTTCCCCGTATTATAGCAGTGCTGACACCCGTTCCCTTGGCAAAAAGGGCAATTTCTAGGTATTAATCTTTGATTAAGAATAAGATCTAAGCTTTCAGAGAGATTCCTTACTTCTATACCAAACATCTTTAACCTTTGAAGAACTAAAAAAACATTCTTAGCATGTAACGTGGAAAACACCAAATGACCTGTTATCGAAGATTCAAATAACAATTTTGCAAAATTTTCCTCCCTAATTTCACCCACAACTATTAAATCAGGGTCTTGTCTCAATATATATTTTAAAATATCTGCCTTGTCTTCCTCAATTTTTGATACTATTTGAATTATACCAGGATTAATATACTCTATTGGATTTTCTATGCTATGTACTTTTCTTTTTCTTTTGAACTTATTAACTATATACTGCATCGTTGTAGTTTTGCCAGACCCTGTAGGACCAGAAAAAATAAGCATTTTTGATTTTTGATCAATTAATTTTTCTACATTAGAAAGAATCAAAGGCTCCATGAAAACTTTAATATCGTTTATGTTTCTTAATTTTCTTAAGACACAACTTATTCCTTCTGAAGATCTAACAAAGGAAGCTCTGTAATTAACGTTCTGAAAATTAAAAGAACCGTCGATATTTTCAAAATCTTTTACTATATCATACCCACAATTGATAAGTAATTTGTTTAGCACTACTTCGTATTCATATACACCCATAGTTTCTAAAGTTATTAAATCCCCACAGTATCTGGCTTTAACATCTACCTTTTCTTCATGGGGCTCAAAATGAAAATCTGTAATATTTTCATTGTCATACTTTTTCAAAAAGTTATCCAAAATATTTTCTTCAACTTCATAATTTTTTAGGTCTTTATTGTACAAGAGATAGAAATTAGAAGGTTTCCTTTTCATTATTATTATTGTTGTTGTTGGACTTCTTCTCCCGGAATTTCTTCTACATGATCTTGTAAATATTTGTTCAATTTGGATATTTCTTCAGCAACGACACCTTTACCAAATTGTCTATATAAGGCTGGTTGCTCATAAAGGTCTAGATAGTTTTCTTCTCCAGGTAATTTGTCATAACCCGATGCTATAACCGTCACTTTAATAACTTCTGGAGGTAAATCTATAACGGTAATTCCCATTTTTAGTTTTGCATCA harbors:
- a CDS encoding GspE/PulE family protein; the protein is MDNFLKKYDNENITDFHFEPHEEKVDVKARYCGDLITLETMGVYEYEVVLNKLLINCGYDIVKDFENIDGSFNFQNVNYRASFVRSSEGISCVLRKLRNINDIKVFMEPLILSNVEKLIDQKSKMLIFSGPTGSGKTTTMQYIVNKFKRKRKVHSIENPIEYINPGIIQIVSKIEEDKADILKYILRQDPDLIVVGEIREENFAKLLFESSITGHLVFSTLHAKNVFLVLQRLKMFGIEVRNLSESLDLILNQRLIPRNCPFCQGNGCQHCYNTGKKGFITVFEGLIISKNLKKDFSQGKSINFISEKYKNSDRYIDPLPVLRKFFNEGLISEDQYSNNLSSF
- a CDS encoding chromate transporter, which produces MKTLFGLFFSFFEIGLFGFGGGYAMIPLIQTHLERRDWMSIQEFLDLIAIAEVTPGPIAVNSATFVGYKVSGVVGSLVATTAVILPSLIIGLLVGRYFKNGNGDTQQNILKFLKPAVIGLILGSAYTIGIANIVNLESFLIFIGVLMLLFFTKLNPIFIIIMTGVVGIIFY
- a CDS encoding P1 family peptidase → MLNGITDVPGIKVGHYTDNKSLTGCTVVLAKNGAVGGVDVKGSAPGTRETDLLKPGNLVQMVHGVLLTGGSAFGLDAASGVMQFLEENSIGFQTSTVKVPIVPAAVIYDLDIGDPNVRPDKRSGYIAANLATSDCVEEGCVGVGTGALVGKAAGVNNAMKGGVGSYSIELGNGIIVGAITVVNATGDVYEEGEIIAGAIDHNNNFLNISEYMKKSSFKSNPGENTTLSVVATNAKLSKEEANKVAQMSHDGLARAIRPVHTMYDGDTIFCLSTSDLSSDVTLIGEVAAEVVEKSIIRAIKSARKVDNILSYKDLNPNKR
- a CDS encoding DUF5685 family protein, whose translation is MYGYISIYFTPTEEERKNYLYYYCGLCHSLKENLGEFYRLTTIKEVVFFSMLNNPLENINEFRCPYVGLKKRFKPANNSFMTPYAYLNLLIIYGKLLDYNLEGKLVPKKILKKLESKLFEYFDSKTINEYKHLLRMQQKVEEQNLDLDDYAQPSQEIMEMLFEKFFPQGYPATMPIVTAYLIYLVDSVYDFDKDIKRRNFNSIASSFGVKKLDELTQDQKERILFTYDLCSKEFLENVEEVANFNKHLVKKLATFSLIYHRNSVTKILDGGEIDERATNHSRANKKGRVQKPIFKI
- a CDS encoding KamA family radical SAM protein — translated: MYPEYVTKLEKVKGISQEELKELQPVEEKYKFRANEYYLALINWKDKNDPIRKIIIPNIEELEEWGLEDASKEHSYTISKGLQHKYRDTALLLVNDVCGSFCRFCFRKRLFKNVGKEVVRTREIEQDLDYIRKHEEITNVLLTGGDPLLLSTNKLKSIIESINEIDHIKIIRIGTKTPAFNPFRIISDDTLSSFIKKITNSGKKLYFIVHFNHPRELTSASIQGINILQNSGAIIANQTPLLHGINDNPKTLSTLFKKLSFNGIPPYYVFQNRPVMGNKGFTIPLEKAYSIFLESLEDISGLAKRPRFVMSHESGKIEVAALTSKNIIFRYHRSHNPDNYGKFFVFKRDPQAYWFDDYKELVEIYNYKSF